One genomic region from Spirosoma sp. KCTC 42546 encodes:
- a CDS encoding chorismate mutase, which yields MKVELAVEPLGSWIETNGKPLIIAGPCSAETEDQLVETARQLKALDAVHVIRAGVWKPRTRPGSFEGMGEAALPWIQRAKAETGLPFAVEVATPQHIELALKYGVDILWIGARTTVNPFNVQEIADALRGVDVPVLVKNPVNPDLALWVGAFERIAGAGITKLGAIHRGFATGEASKYRNVPMWQMAIELKSIFPQLPIIGDPSHMAGKRAYLNELAQMALDLNYDGLIVESHIDPDKAWSDAAQQLTPAAFGEMLDHLQIRQVESQNLEFQSFTEQSRRSIDNVDRQIVEMLAARMALVERLAEYKRDNNVTLFQPDRWKEILKTRTELGQKLGLYPELVEEIYKIIHMESIRKQTEIIHSAAQSA from the coding sequence ATGAAAGTCGAATTAGCCGTAGAGCCGCTGGGATCGTGGATTGAGACCAACGGCAAACCTCTGATCATTGCGGGCCCCTGCAGTGCTGAGACCGAAGATCAGTTAGTTGAAACCGCTCGCCAGTTGAAAGCACTGGACGCGGTTCATGTTATTCGCGCGGGCGTTTGGAAGCCCCGCACCCGGCCGGGTAGTTTTGAGGGTATGGGCGAAGCCGCTCTGCCCTGGATTCAGCGCGCCAAAGCCGAAACGGGTCTGCCGTTTGCGGTTGAGGTAGCTACCCCCCAGCACATTGAATTGGCTCTGAAATATGGTGTTGATATCCTGTGGATAGGTGCCCGTACCACCGTTAATCCATTTAATGTACAGGAAATTGCGGATGCTCTTCGTGGAGTTGATGTACCTGTATTGGTAAAAAACCCTGTAAACCCTGACTTAGCTCTTTGGGTTGGTGCCTTTGAACGTATTGCCGGAGCCGGTATTACGAAATTAGGAGCTATTCACCGTGGATTTGCAACAGGTGAAGCCAGCAAGTACCGTAACGTACCGATGTGGCAGATGGCCATTGAACTGAAGTCGATTTTCCCACAATTGCCTATCATTGGCGATCCAAGCCACATGGCTGGTAAGCGGGCTTATCTGAACGAACTGGCTCAGATGGCACTCGATCTTAACTACGATGGCCTGATCGTTGAATCGCACATCGATCCAGACAAAGCATGGAGTGATGCTGCACAGCAGTTGACCCCTGCTGCTTTTGGTGAGATGCTCGATCATCTGCAAATTCGTCAGGTTGAATCGCAAAATCTGGAATTTCAGAGCTTTACAGAGCAGTCACGACGCAGTATTGATAACGTAGATCGGCAGATTGTCGAGATGCTGGCTGCCCGGATGGCACTGGTTGAACGCCTGGCCGAATACAAGCGTGACAATAACGTGACGCTTTTCCAGCCTGACCGTTGGAAAGAAATTCTGAAAACGCGTACCGAATTAGGCCAAAAACTGGGTTTATACCCTGAACTGGTGGAAGAAATCTACAAGATTATCCACATGGAGTCGATTCGGAAACAAACGGAGATTATCCACAGCGCAGCGCAAAGCGCATAG
- a CDS encoding DUF4249 domain-containing protein, translated as MHLTRHIHRAFFALSALPVLLGCTSLRNEVDPSQLGLAAPKLVVSGFFCPQDTVLTVKVTRSNTVVGDSISLLQTGNNITDAMVTLSEGDRSVVLPYTNINPGSDSSQSFYGISARRLPIIAGRTYKLTVVTATGQRATSTCTIPQAVDPTSIKFDSLTETQNRRQTERYFVTVRWKDPAGQTNSYQVAGIFRYTTAANVREERYNSLSFDDENRGLFPDAGVDGTQMESGRAFLTANSSTGNLQTSFYSQYNTATVTVNLLSVDQSYYRYQEAIIRQRRSRNNPFAEPVLIPSNIEGGLGCFAGYNNATLTMKLK; from the coding sequence ATGCATCTTACACGACATATTCATAGAGCATTTTTCGCCCTGAGCGCACTTCCAGTATTACTTGGATGTACCAGCTTGCGAAATGAGGTTGATCCAAGTCAGCTAGGGCTCGCGGCACCTAAGTTGGTCGTAAGCGGTTTTTTCTGTCCACAGGATACGGTATTAACTGTAAAAGTAACCCGTTCCAACACCGTAGTGGGCGACAGTATTAGCCTGTTACAAACGGGTAATAATATCACCGATGCTATGGTTACCCTTTCGGAAGGTGACCGTTCCGTTGTGTTACCTTATACGAACATCAATCCCGGCAGCGATTCATCGCAATCCTTTTACGGTATAAGCGCACGTAGATTGCCCATTATAGCAGGTCGAACCTACAAACTCACAGTCGTAACAGCTACTGGTCAGCGGGCAACTAGTACCTGCACTATCCCACAAGCCGTTGATCCAACAAGTATTAAGTTTGATTCGCTGACAGAGACTCAGAATCGCAGGCAAACAGAACGTTATTTTGTTACCGTTCGCTGGAAAGACCCAGCCGGACAAACCAATTCCTATCAGGTTGCCGGTATTTTCCGCTATACCACCGCTGCCAATGTTCGGGAAGAACGATACAATAGCCTATCATTCGACGATGAGAATCGAGGGTTATTTCCAGATGCAGGTGTCGATGGCACACAAATGGAATCCGGAAGGGCTTTTCTAACGGCTAATTCATCAACCGGTAATCTACAAACGAGCTTCTATAGCCAATACAATACGGCAACCGTTACGGTTAATTTGCTGAGTGTCGATCAATCGTATTATCGATATCAGGAGGCTATCATCCGCCAACGACGCTCCCGTAATAACCCGTTTGCCGAACCTGTCCTGATCCCAAGTAATATTGAGGGCGGCCTGGGTTGCTTCGCAGGTTATAACAATGCAACCCTTACGATGAAATTGAAGTAA